From the genome of Kwoniella bestiolae CBS 10118 chromosome 5, complete sequence, one region includes:
- a CDS encoding lysophospholipase NTE1 — translation MSTVPPPPDANGNPLIALAVAVIYAILYVLQGIRNLVGVLTIGLPSALVRILHYSLTISLGFPHFLALFAAILLGLFFLVRYRYLTRYTKLKEPALPPPSPPSLTAELLPLDTPGIGINDKRSRSGSFHNYLDDFLSAIRIFGYLEKPVFHELSRHLQTRRLAAGDTLDIGGGDFWCVVEGKVQVFAPDALPSDKSTPSSPDPYNASTSSFNGYHLLNEVSTGGTLSSLFSILSLFTEDIKLSWTPPNNEEEEEALEDDSPSGEPTLAPPGEPRGKSRANSDVSQLDQEVLSKRVGSPDNTIPTADSIRPQRQRSSSLGPTGTVQIEGEVSGQAPSYSLPATVSPSPTGQRSQSSSLHPSPQMRPQHSAFPSTTASLNDSPKPLRRTPKREDTGAAALKGTIARATVDTTLAVIPASAFRKLTRKFPKASGTVVQVVLERFSRVTFMTAHKYLGLTKEILRSESSLNSLVSHPLPRSFYTGGGMQALRNRFQPEAQANDKSQNNFSSIGSSPSGRISSKDYFNYVPSSPTVKAPSLPSATPQQVPSTPSVKGGNLALKGLQTLSKIDADVAVESPVENTPDNDKTSMEPPSAGVFSPDTAARHGSEFVRRKSAFRKQVAAGDLAMGQRNVPDEKGGAYYRPTVHTPGLPRMDTWMGRFPGSSTDLAHHNGVAVTPSSGDYGTPQDESFDLKEAVLMSIARSIGLAQPTENNIDSIGRNSFAPSVSALSTPNSPMFPPNGRPGVKSPFGNVLDMMAASTHEGVIGGMLREAALKAKTVDDEASSVSASLHDSQFGTALGDKKVLKDLEGNVEILFFKKGSTLVKEGERSPGMYYVIDGFLETSLPVHQSGVETPRSSPSVNPTSASPPPSTFTNVKNRPFGAALGLDTSHNNGYSYPFGSAGNQETLYTVKPGGIAGYLSSLCSTDSYVNITAKTDCFVGFLPHHTLEKIIERRPIVLLTLAKRLLSLLSPLVLHIDAGLDWQQLGAGQVLYEQGDKATDFYIVINGRLRSFHDKDGSMQVLREYGQNDSIGELDVITAVNRSDTVNAIRDSELVRIPAALFDAISIKHPATTVQFMRLIAGRVRKAMGEQAKIGHSPLNVPATDVNLKTVCILGNNRNVPVAHFAGKLKTSLEELGASTSYLDQGTVMRHLGRHAFARIGKLKVAGWLADQEQHYRSVLYVADSPPASQWTLTCIRQADLVLVLAMGDDPSLGEYEKLLLATKTTARKELILLHDEKAVAPGSTRPWLVNRPWVHAHHHVELPGVVTPHKVTPTVHDAAAIAAFKHLRERVETRIRKYRGLRPFARPRRPSHMNDFARIARRLCGKQIGLVLGGGGARGISHIGMLQALEEFGIPIDAIGGCSIGSFVGGLYAKETDLLETTGRTKQFAGRMGSMLRILSDVTYPFVAYTTGHEFNRGIYKAFYNTHIEDMWIPFFANSTNITHSRMEIHRTGYAWRYVRASMTLAGLLPPLSDNGNLLVDGGYMDNTPIEPLRQNGIRDVIVVDVGSIDDTSPRNYGDSVSGWWIFINRFNPFYERKVLSMTEVSSRLTYVSSVKTLEDVKNAPGCLYVAMPVQQFDTLGGFKRFSEVLHIGLQAGREVLKKWKDEGKLPTGLVDASKGSKVIQRGNRLR, via the exons ATGTCAACCGTACCTCCACCACCTGACGCCAACGGTAACCCGCTCATCGCATTGGCAGTAGCGGTCATCTACGCAATCCTCTACGTCCTTCAAGGAATTAGGAATTTGGTAGGGGTATTAACCATCGGTCTACCAAg TGCGTTAGTCAGGATTCTGCACTACAGTCTGACAATCTCCCTGGGTTTCCCCCACTTCCTCGCTCTCTTCGCTGCCATCCTCTTAGGTTTATTCTTCCTCGTACGATACCGATACCTAACAAGATATACCAAACTCAAAGAACCTgctctacctcctccttcacctccttccctcaCTGCAGAGTTACTACCTCTGGACACTCCGGGGATAGGTATAAACGATAAGAGAAGCAGGTCGGGCTCATTCCATAATTACCTTGACGACTTTCTCTCGGCAATTAGGATATTTGGGTATCTCGAGAAGCCCGTTTTCCACGAACTGAGTAGACACCTGCAGACTCGACGGCTCGCTGCGGGAGATACTCTGGATATAGGTGGTGGGGATTTTTGGTGTGTCGTTGAGGGGAAAGTTCAGGTT TTCGCACCTGACGCATTACCTTCTGACAAAAGTACTCCATCCTCTCCTGACCCGTACAATGCAAGCACATCATCGTTCAACGGATATCATCTGCTAAACGAGGTATCTACGGGTGGTACactttcatccctcttctcgatATTATCCTTGTTCACCGAGGATATCAAGCTTTCCTGGACACCTCCGAAcaatgaagaggaagaggaggcCTTAGAAGATGACAGTCCAAGTGGAGAACCCACTTTGGCTCCTCCAGGTGAACCTAGAGGTAAATCAAGGGCGAATTCGGACGTCAGTCAGCTGGACCAAGAGGTCCTTAGCAAGAGGGTCGGCAGTCCTGATAACACAATCCCCACTGCCGATAGTATCAGACCTCAGCGTCAAAGGTCGTCTTCGCTGGGTCCAACAGGCACCGTACAGATAGAAGGCGAAGTGTCAGGACAGGCCCCCTCATACTCTTTACCAGCAACGGtctcaccttcacccacAGGCCAAAGATCCCAATCAAgctctcttcatccctctcctcagATGCGACCTCAACACAGCGCGTTCCCCTCAACCACCGCCTCATTAAATGACTCACCGAAACCACTTAGAAGAACCCCGAAACGCGAAGATACCGGTGCTGCCGCTCTGAAAGGGACTATAGCGAGAGCTACCGTCGATACCACCTTGGCTGTCATTCCAGCTTCTGCTTTTAGGAAGTTGACCAGGAAATTCCCGAAAGCGAGTGGAACTGTGGTCCAGGTGGTTTTGGAGAGGTTCAGTAGAGTGACTTTTATGACAG CCCACAAGTACCTGGGTCTGACTAAAGAGATACTTCGATCGGAATCTTCCCTTAATTCACTTGtatcccatcccctccctcgaTCATTCTACACCGGTGGAGGTATGCAAGCTCTTCGAAATCGTTTCCAACCTGAAGCCCAAGCAAATGATAAGAGTCAAAATAACTTTTCGTCGATCGGTTCCTCTCCTAGCGGCCGTATATCTAGCAAAGACTACTTCAACTATGTCCCATCGAGTCCCACTGTCAAAGCTCCGTCTCTACCTTCTGCAACTCCCCAACAAGTTCCTTCGACACCATCAGTCAAAGGAGGAAACCTCGCTTTGAAAGGCTTACAGACACTCAGCAAGATCGACGCCGATGTTGCGGTCGAATCACCAGTGGAGAACACCCCGGACAATGATAAGACATCCATGGAACCTCCTTCAGCAGGTGTATTTAGTCCAGACACAGCTGCCAGGCATGGCAGTGAATTTGTCAGGCGTAAATCAGCATTTAGGAAACAAGTTGCAGCTGGAGATCTAGCTATGGGACAGAGGAATGTACCTGATGAGAAAGGTGGCGCGTACTATCGACCTACAGTACATACTCCCGGACTACCACGAATGGATACTTGGATGGGAAGGTTTCCCGGCTCTTCAACAGATTTAGCACATCACAACGGAGTCGCTGTAACTCCCTCTTCGGGCGACTACGGTACCCCCCAAGATGAATCTTTCGACCTTAAGGAAGCAGTCTTGATGAGTATAGCGCGATCTATTGGACTAGCCCAACCTACCGAGAACAATATCGATTCGATAGGAAGAAACTCGTTCGCACCGTCCGTTTCGGCATTGTCTACTCCGAATTCACCAATGTTCCCTCCCAATGGCCGACCGGGTGTCAAATCACCCTTTGGAAATGTGTTGGATATGATGGCTGCTTCTACGCATGAGGGCGTTATCggagggatgttgagagaAGCTGCGTTGAAAGCGAAAACCGTTGATGACGAGGCTAGTAGCGTTTCTGCGAGCTTACATGATTCCCAATTCGGTACGGCTTTGGGGGATAAGAAGGTACTGAAAGATCTGGAAGGGAATGTGGAAATTTTGTTTTTCAAGAAAGGAAGTACACTGGTgaaagagggtgagaggagtCCGGGGATGTATTATGTTATTGACGGGTTCCTCGAA ACATCGTTACCTGTTCATCAGAGTGGGGTGGAGACTCCTCGATCGTCGCCTTCCGTCAATCCTACTAGTGCAAGTCCACCTCCTTCAACATTTACCAACGTCAAGAATCGACCATTTGGTGCCGCGTTAGGACTGGACACGAGTCACAATAATGGGTATTCGTATCCTTTCGGAAGTGCTGGGAACCAAGAGACGTTGTATACCGTCaaa CCCGGTGGAATTGCTGGATACCTCTCTTCGTTGTGCAGTACCGACTCTTATGTCAATATCAC TGCCAAGACAGATTGTTTTGTCGGCTTCTTGCCCCACCATACGCTCGAGAAGATCATTGAGAGACGGCCTATCGTATTGCTTACGCTCGCTAAGAGGCTGTTGTCGCTGCTTTCTCCGCTGG TTCTACATATCGATGCAGGGTTGGATTGGCAGCAGCTTGGAGCTGgtcag GTTCTC TATGAGCAAGGCGACAAAGCTACCGATTTCTACATCGTAATCA ATGGCCGACTCCGATCTTTCCACGATAAAGACGGTTCAATGCAGGTCCTGCGTGAATACGGTCAGAACGATTCCATAGGCGAGCTAGATGTAATCACAGCGGTGAATCGATCCGACACCGTCAATGCGATTCGAGATTCTGAATTGGTCAGAATACCAGCTGCCTTGTTTGACGCGATCAGTATCAAGCATCCAGCAACTACTGTACAGTTCATGAGGTTGATAGCTGGACGAGTGAGGAAGGCAATGGGAGAACAAGCGAAGATCGGTCATTCGCCTTTGAACGTTCCTGCGACTGATGTCAATCTCA AAACCGTTTGTATACTTGGCAATAATCGGAATGTCCCCGTTGCTCATTTCGCAGGAAAGTTGAAGACTTCCCTGGAGGAGCTGGGAGCATCGACATCATACCTTGATCAGGGCACTGTGATGCGTCATTTGGGTAGACACGCTTTTGCGAGAATAGG GAAACTTAAAGTAGCTGGTTGGCTTGCTGAtcaagag CAACACTATCGATCAGTACTATACGTCGCTGATTCTCCGCCTGCGAGCCAGTGGACATTGACTTGTATACGGCAG GCCGATctggtgttggtgttggcTATGGGAGATGACCCATCGCTGGGGGAATATG AGAAACTGCTTTTAGCTACTAAAACTACTGCAAGAAAAGAGCTCATCCTGCTTCACGACGAAAAAGCTGTTGCACCTGGATCAACGCGACCCTGGCTCGTT AATCGACCATGGGTTCATGCCCACCATCACGTCGAGCTCCCTGGCGTAGTCACTCCTCACAAAGTCACTCCGACAGTACACGACGCAGCAGCCATAGCAGCCTTCAAGCATCTCCGAGAAAGGGTCGAAACGCGAATCCGAAAGTACAGAGGTCTAAGACCGTTCGCCAGACCACGCAGACCATCACACATGAATGACTTTGCGAGGATCGCCCGTAGGTTGTGCGGTAAACAAATCGGTTTAGTGctgggtggagggggtgcGAGGGGTATATCGCACATAGGGATGTTACAGGCTCTTGAAGAATTCGGGATCCCCATCGATGCTATTGGCGGGTGCAGTATCGGTAGTTTCGTGGGTGGTTTGTATGCCAAAGAGACAGATTTGCTGGAGACGACCGGTCGGACGAAGCAGTTTGCAGGGAGGATGGGCTCGATGTTGAGGATTCTGAGCGATGTCACGTATCCTTTTGTGGCTTATACCACTGGGCATGAATTTA ATCGAGGAATAT ACAAAGCATTTTATAATACCCAtattgaag ATATGTGGATACCCTTTTTCGCCAATTCGACTAATATTACTCATTCGAGGATGGAAATTCACAGGACAGGATATGCATG GCGATACGTGAGAGCCTCGATGACTTTGGCAGGTCTTTTACCTCCTTTATCTGACAACGGGAACT TACTGGTCGACGGAGGATACATGGACAACACCCCCATCGAACCATTACGTCAAAATGGGATCCGAGATGTTATAGTAGTAGATGTGGGAAGTATAGACGATACCAGTCCGAGAAATTATGGAGACTCCGTGTCGGGTTGGTGGATATTCATCAACAG GTTTAATCCGTTCTACGAGAGAAAGGTTCTGTCCATGACTGAGGTTTCTTCGAGATTGACATA CGTGTCGAGCGTGAAAACTTTGGAAGACGTCAAGAACGCTCCGGGGTGTTTGTACGTTGCTATGCCAGTGCAG CAATTCGACACTTTAGGCGGATTCAAGCGATTCTCCGAAGTCCTCCACATAGGCTTACAAGCTGGTCGAGAGGTTCTGAAGAaatggaaagatgaaggaaaATTACCTACTGGGTTGGTTGACGCTTCGAAGGGATCTAAGGTCATTCAAAGGGGTAATcgattgaggtga
- a CDS encoding methionine-tRNA ligase, translating to MSGQNIRQADGLLMNIHDPSKGPVLPKDGERNVLITSALPYVNNVPHLGNIIGSTLSADVFARYSRTLNVPTLYVCGTDEYGTATETKALEEGVSPLELCTKFHLLHTEIYKWFELSFDKWGRTSTPEHTKITQQVYLDLHKNGFFKLETADQTYCEDDKLFLADRFVEGTCPQCGYDDARGDQCDKCGLTYSSPTELKNPRCKRNKTHKVSVRPSTHACMRLDLLQPKLEDWMQKARVKGKWGSNAVITDKGEIVEPRMLGEGLRPSAVTRDLKWGVEVPKTGNEEEDKALEGKVIYVWFDAPVGYPSITATYTDQWEKWWKNPDNVELYQFMGKDNVYFHTVLFPSMLIGTGQPWTMLHDISSTQYLNYEDTKFSKSRNIGVFGNNARETGQPPSVWRYYLLSQRPESSDSSFLWSSFIAANNNELLANLGNFVNRVVKFVNAKYDSVVPGPEGFAGGDVTLEANPSTPAAQLDAAFVNDINSRLTEFRSSMDETKLRNGLTVAMSLSARGNQYLQDNSLDNALLANQPERCAQVLLNAINLIYLLSVTFHPFMPSTTEGILRQLNAPARSLPTAFCIDILPGHKLGKAEYLFKKIENLNGAQEKAWQKQFGGDSVVADKVEPAGPGGHPEGGKVPNVKDVKVDNKKAAHLAKQAEIAKIKRAAAKEAEKNKTPEEKELESKIESQGKLVAMIKKGVQEGNADEELAKAKEYKNELAELRKKLKAANISG from the exons ATGAGCGGTCAGAATATCCGTCAGGCTGATGGGCTACTCATGAATATCCATGATCCCTCTAAAGGGCCTGT ACTTCCAAAAGATGGGGAAAGAAACGTTCTTATCACTTCGGCATTACCTT ATGTCAATAATGTACCGCATCTGGGGAACATCATTGG GTCGACCCTCTCAGCAGATGTTTTCGCCCGTTATTCCCGAACATTGAACGTTCCAACTCTCTAT GTCTGTGGTACGGATGAGTATGGTACTGCTACCGAAACAAAG GCACTGGAAGAGGGTGTATCACCTTTGGAGCTCTGCACGAAATTCCATTTGCTGCACACTGAGATTTACAA ATGGTTCGAACTGAGTTTCGATAAATGGGGAAGAACGTCTACTCCTGAACACACAAA GATCACGCAACAAGTATATTTGGATCTACACAAAAACGGATTCTTCAAGCTTGAAACCGCCGATCAGACATATTGTGAAGATGATAAATTGTTCTTGGCTGATCGTTTCGTAGAGGGTACATGTCCACAATGTGGTTATGAC GACGCAAGAGGAGATCAATGTGATAAATGTGGACTTACCTATTCCTCCCCCACCGAACTCAAAAACCCCCGATGTAAACGAAACAAGACCCACAAAGTCTCTGTCAGACCTTCCACTCACGCTTGTATGAGATTAGATCTGCTACAACCTAAACTGGAAGATTGGATGCAGAAAGCTAGAGTGAAGGGTAAATGGGGTAGTAATGCTGTTATAACTGATAAAGGGGAAATCGTAGAACCGAGAATGTTAGGTGAAGGGTTGAGACCCAGTGCTGTCACGAGAGATTTGAAATGGGGTGTCGAGGTGCCTAAGACTGGtaatgaggaggaagataaggctttggaagggaaggtcattt ACGTCTGG TTCGACGCCCCAGTCGGATATCCCTCGATCACAGCTACTTATACCGATCAGTGGGAGAAATGGTGGAAGAACCCTGATAATGTCGAACTCTACCAATTCATGGGTAAAGACA ATGTATACTTCCACACcgtcctcttcccttctATGTTGATCGGTACCGGTCAGCCATGGACCATGTTACACGATATTTCGAGTACTC AGTATTTGAACTATGAAGATACTAAATTCAGTAAGAGTAGGAATATCGG TGTCTTTGGTAACAACGCTCGGGAAACCGGTCAACCACCATCTGTCTGGCGATACTACCTTCTCTCTCAGAGACCGGAGAGCAGTGATTCTTCGTTCCTTTGGTCAAGTTTCATTGCTGCGAACAACAACGAGCTGTTGGCTAACTTGGGTAACTTTGTTAACCGA GTGGTCAAATTCGTCAACGCCAAATACGATTCCGTGGTACCCGGTCCCGAAGGGTTTGCCGGTGGCGATGTCACTCTAGAGGCAAACCCATCGACCCCTGCTGCCCAATTAGACGCCGCCTTCGTCAATGATATCAACAGCAGATTGACCGAGTTCAGGTCTAGTATGGATGAGACCAAATTACGAAATGGTCTTACGGTTGCCATGTCTCTCTCTGCAAGGGGTAATCAATATCTCCAAGATAACTCCTTGGATAACGCATTATTGGCGAACCAACCTGAACGATGTGCTCAAGTTTTACTCAACGCTATCAACTTGATATACCTCCTCTCAGTCACATTCCACCCATTCATGCCAAGTACTACCGAAGGTATCTTACGACAACTCAACGCTCCTGCTCGATCACTACCAACCGCATTCTGCATCGACATCTTACCAGGACATAAATTGGGTAAAGCCGAATACTtgttcaagaagatcgagaaCCTCAACGGAGCTCAGGAGAAGGCATGGCAAAAGCAGTTCGGAGGAGATTCAGTAGTCGCTGATAAAGTGGAACCGGCCGGACCGGGTGGACATCCCGAGGGAGGTAAAGTCCCCAATGTGAAGGATGTGAAGGTGGATAACAAGAAGGCAGCTCATTTGGCTAAACAAGCTGAAATTGCCAAAATCAAGAGAGCAGCTGCaaaggaagctgagaagaacaagactcccgaggagaaggaattggaaaGTAAGATTGAGAGTCAGGGTAAGCTTGTGGCGATGATTAAGAAGGGGGTTCAGGAAGGGAATGCGGATGAGGAGCTAGCTAAGGCTAAGGAATATAAGAATGAATTGGCagagttgaggaagaagttgaaagcGGCTAATATCTCTGGTTAA
- a CDS encoding sodium/hydrogen exchanger 3, producing the protein MSSPGGSTPILNPPAEVINPADEEFYASWGLCILCLLLIGALITSYYLQIKRIRAVHETVVSIFAGMVVGLIIRLSPGHMIREMLSFKHTFFFNALLPPIILNSGYELKQENFFRNFGVILTFAFLGTFISAVGIGVLVYIWSFLGLEGLKFTLLECLIFGSTLSATDPVTILAIFNTAKVDPKLYSIIFGESILNDAVSIVMYETLSQFHGEDIYLSSLFHGVGIFLFSFLVSMALGVAFGLACSLGLKHSHLATYPHIESCLVALVAYTSYFFSNGIAMSGIVSLLFCGITLKHYAYHTMSKRTQRTTKYMFAVLAQLSENFIFIYLGLNLFTQDVQVFKPLFILVSAIAVMASRYAAVFPLSELINWVYHTRGQRYEELPHSYQMMLFWAGLRGAVGVALAAGITGDNADALRTTILVVVVLTVIIFGGTTARMLEVLGIRVGVEDEDASSDDEAEGWTSYNGNLALSMGPGSRRFAGQNGRGYGYAGEYDENEIENGIDLHSPENSPYLSSTKNLHLSRSRQASMGARSTNSRSGFSTNSDSDDNEEVLPAASPAGMEGQRNDEEGGGIRPGMIFRDGQWFTALDERYLLPLFSNSVTARRHHAKKATRKVSSSLFNAEREGRGSESGHGTPRGGGSLEINRGAGEEDYGYEGESENGKVKSGLPRTFSGSVTDFFFAKADPSSSSNNPLGSNTSLPLEERNRPSSSNNNNNSTGGPSAPIRRGSADARGDCK; encoded by the exons ATGTCATCTCCAGGAGGATCAACACCTATACTCAACCCACCTGCGGAGGTGATCAATCCAGCAGATGAGGAGTTCTATGCCTC ATGGGGTCTCTGTATCCTCTGTCTCCTACTTATAGGAGCGCTCATCACCTCGTATTACCTCCAAATCAAGAGGATAAGAGCAGTACATGAAACAGTGGTATCGATCTTTGCGGGTATGGTAGTGGGGTTGATCATTAGGTTATCGCCTGGTCATATGATTAGGGagatgctg TCCTTTaaacataccttcttcttcaacgcTCTACTACCGCCTATCATCCTGAATTCGGGGTATGAACTCAAACAG GAAAACTTCTTCAGGAATTTCGGGGTTATTTTGACATTCGCATTCTTGGGAACTTTCATATCGGCCGTAGGAATAGG AGTGCTAGTATACATCTGGTCATTCCTTGGATTGGAAGGTCTCAAATTCACTCTTCTAGAATGTTTGATTTTCGGTTCGACCCTATCCGCTACGGATCCGGTAACGATTCTAGCGATATTCAATACTGCTAAAGTGGATCCTAAGTTGTATTCTATCATTTTTGGAGAATCTATCTTGAACGACGCTGTTAGTATCGTCATGTACGA AACCCTCTCCCAATTCCACGGCGAAGATATCTacctatcatccctcttccacgGAGTAGGGATCTTCCTGttctccttcctcgtctcGATGGCGCTTGGTGTAGCCTTCGGTCTAGCATGTTCACTAGGGTTGAAACATTCTCATCTGGCTACCTATCCTCATATCGAAAGTTGCTTGGTGGCTTTGGTGGCTTATACGAGTTACTTCTTCTCAAATGGTATTGCCATGAGCG GTATCGTATCCCTCTTGTTCTGCGGAATAACCCTCAAACATTACGCATATCATACCATGTCTAAACGGACCCAACGAACTACCAAATACATGTTTGCTGTTTTGGCTCAATTGTCGGAAAATTTTATCTTTATTTACCTGGGGTTGAACTTGTTTACCCAGGATGTTCAGGTATTCAAACCTCTGTTCATCCTTGTGTCAGCT ATCGCCGTCATGGCATCCCGTTACGCCGCTGTCTTCCCCTTATCCGAACTGATCAACTGGGTGTACCACACTCGTGGCCAGCGCTATGAAGAGCTTCCCCATTCATACCAAATGATGTTATTCTGGGCTGGACTAAGAGGAGCAGTAGGCGTAGCGTTAGCAGCAGGTATAACAGGCGATAATGCCGATGCGCTTCGAACGACTATATTGGTGGTCGTGGTATTGACGGTGATCATCTTCGGTGGAACTACAGCGCGGATGTTAGAAGTACTAGGTATAagggtgggagtggaggatgaagatgcttcctcggatgatgaggcgGAAGGATGGACAAGCTATAATGGTAATCTAGCATTATCGATGGGTCCAGGATCAAGACGCTTCGCAGGACAGAATGGTAGAGGGTATGGATATGCGGGGGAATACGACGAGAACGAaattgagaatgggattgaTCTGCATTCGCCGGAGAATTCACcttacctctcctccacGAAAAATCTCCACTTATCTCGAAGTCGCCAAGCTTCTATGGGAGCCAGGTCGACAAATTCGAGATCTGGGTTTTCGACCAACTCCGATTCAGACGATAATGAGGAGGTCCTCCCTGCTGCTTCTCCAGCGGGAATGGAGGGTCAGCGTaatgacgaagaaggagggggtATAAGACCAGGAATGATCTTCAGAGATGGACAGTGGTTCACCGCATTGGACGAACGGTATTTACTACCGCTATTTAGTAATTCCGTTACTGCTCGTCGACACCATGCTAAGAAGGCTACGAGGAAGGTCAGTAGTAGTTTGTTCaatgctgagagggaggggagggggagtgagagtgggcATGGAACGCCCAGGGGTGGGGGGTCGCTGGAGATTAATCGAGGTGCTGGGGAGGAAGATTATGGGTATGAGGGGGAGAGCgagaatgggaaggtgaagagtgGGTTGCCGAGGACGTTCAG CGGCTCAGTAACAGATTTCTTCTTTGCCAAAGccgatccttcttcctcgtcgaaTAACCCCTTGGGATCAAATACCTCATTACCACTGGAAGAACGCAATAGACCCAGCAGCagcaataacaacaacaattcGACAGGTGGTCCTTCCGCACCTATACGAAGAGGTAGTGCAGACGCAAGGGGGGATTGTAAATGA
- a CDS encoding U6 snRNA-associated Sm-like protein LSm6, with protein MDSASPQPEEQAAAAGSPSEFLKNIVGKRVKVRIGSGVDYHGLLTCLDGYMNVALEETEEWSNGRKTAEYGDCFLRGNNVLYISVLEAL; from the exons ATGGACTCGGCATCTCCCCAACCAGAAGAACAAGCAGCAGCGGCGGGCTCACCCTCCGAATTTTTGAAGAACATAGTGGGCAAACGAGTGAAGGTTAGGATAGGTAGTGGGGTGGATTACCATG GCCTCTTAACATGCCTAGACGGATATATGAACGTCGCCCTAGAAGAGACCGAAGAATGGTCCAACGGGAGGAAAACAGCTGAATATGGGGATTGTTTCCTCCGAGGGAATAATG TGCTGTACATATCAGTTTTGGAGGCATTATAG